One Vigna unguiculata cultivar IT97K-499-35 chromosome 11, ASM411807v1, whole genome shotgun sequence DNA window includes the following coding sequences:
- the LOC114170181 gene encoding uncharacterized protein LOC114170181, whose product MVDDRETGAESSHNMNDDLGDFFQLMQEGQESLYEGCDKYSKLSFLIKLYHIKCMCKITNKGMSMILELLADAFGHAKIPSSFYEAKKIINKLGLHYTKIDACLNDCMLYFGEYANRDFCKKCKTSRWKAKKKGTSDSGTSNKRKKIPAKVLRYFPLKPRLQRMFMSSKIAEDMRWHASKSTNEDILRHPRDSKAWKTFDLKHPQFSSDPRNVRLGLITDGFNPYGNLSTSYSIWLVVLIPYNLPPWMCMKQSSFILSMIIPGKRAPGNDIDVYLQPLIEELKELWSMGIKTFDSYGDEVFDMHAAVLWTISDFPGLGTLSGWNTHTRLACPRCNFDTTPKKLLKGGKFCFMSHRRWLDGRHRFRLARMRFDGTIENRNPPVVVSGYDVLQQVENVNVEFGKEPVLEE is encoded by the coding sequence ATGGTGGATGATAGGGAAACGGGTGCAGAGTCAAGCCATAATATGAATGATGATCTTGGAGACTTTTTTCAGTTGATGCAAGAAGGTCAAGAGAGTTTATATGAAGGGTGTGATAAATAttctaaactttctttcttgATCAAGTTGTATCACATCAAATGTATGTGCAAAATAACTAACAAGGGAATGTCCATGATACTAGAGTTGTTAGCCGATGCTTTTGGACATGCTAAAATACCAAGCTCATTCTATGAGGCgaagaaaattattaacaaGCTTGGTCTTCATTACACAAAAATTGATGCTTGTCTAAATGATTGCATGTTGTACTTTGGAGAATACGCAAATAGGGACTTTTGTAAGAAATGTAAAACATCTAGATGGAAGGCAAAAAAGAAAGGTACAAGTGACAGTGGTAcaagtaataaaagaaaaaagattccTGCAAAGGTTTTAAGGTATTTTCCTCTAAAGCCACGCTTACAAAGGATGTTTATGTCTTCTAAAATAGCTGAGGATATGCGATGGCATGCATCAAAAAGTACAAATGAAGACATCTTAAGGCATCCAAGAGATTCTAAGGCATGGAAGACATTTGACCTTAAACATCCTCAATTTTCCTCAGACCCTCGAAATGTGAGACTTGGTTTGATTACTGATGGGTTTAATCCATATGGTAATCTAAGCACCAGTTATAGTATTTGGCTAGTTGTACTCATACCGTACAACCTTCCTCCTTGGATGTGTATGAAACAAAGTTCCTTTATTCTCTCTATGATCATTCCAGGAAAGCGAGCTCCaggaaatgatattgatgtATATTTACAACCACTAATAGAAGAGttgaaagagttatggagcatggGCATAAAAACTTTTGACTCATATGGTGATGAAGTGTTTGATATGCATGCAGCCGTATTGTGGACTATCAGTGATTTTCCAGGTCTTGGAACTCTATCTGGATGGAACACGCATACTAGGTTGGCATGTCCTAGATGTAATTTTGACACAACTCCTAAGAAGCTTCTTAAAGGtggtaaattttgtttcatgagTCATCGTCGTTGGTTAGATGGGAGGCATAGATTTAGACTGGCTCGCATGAGATTTGATGGAACTATAGAAAATAGAAATCCACCTGTGGTAGTGTCAGGATATGATGTCTTACAACAAGTTGAAAATGTCAATGTTGAATTTGGGAAAGAACCAGTACTTGAAGAATGA